In the genome of Desulfuromonas sp. DDH964, one region contains:
- a CDS encoding circularly permuted type 2 ATP-grasp protein, which yields MNFDNYQTDGFYDEMFDADGTPRPGANLVVERINSLPAEELTRRQRAAERALLHLGITFSVYGDDSGTERIFPFDIVPRIVQAGEWAVMEAGLKQRVHALNLFINDVYNDQKILKDQVVPADLVFSADGFRKPCLGLKPPQGIWCHITGTDLVRHADGQYYVLEDNLRCPSGVSYVLENRLVMKRTFPMVFDACSVLPVTDYPSRLLDLLQYLAPKKVRDPLVAVWTPGVYNSAYFEHSFLAQQMGVQLVEGRDLVVQRGKVMMRTTKGLERVDVIYRRIDDDFIDPATFRPDSMLGVPGLMAAYQAGNVALANAPGTGVADDKAVYAYVPDIIKYYLDEEPILHNVPTYACWRPDDLSYVLEHLGELVVKAVNESGGYGMLVGPHSTKEQQAEFAERIKAKPRNYIAQPTLALSRVPVMVDDHFEGRHVDLRPYILYGEETYVLPGGLTRVALKKGSLVVNSSQGGGSKDTWVIDSSCPLTMPANPPLKEGGGEPC from the coding sequence ATGAATTTTGACAATTACCAGACCGATGGATTCTACGACGAGATGTTCGACGCCGATGGGACGCCCCGTCCCGGCGCCAATCTGGTGGTGGAGCGGATCAATTCTCTGCCGGCGGAGGAATTGACCCGCCGCCAGCGCGCTGCCGAGCGGGCGCTGCTCCACCTCGGCATCACCTTCAGCGTCTACGGCGACGACTCGGGGACCGAGCGGATCTTCCCCTTCGATATCGTACCGCGCATCGTCCAGGCGGGCGAGTGGGCGGTGATGGAGGCCGGGCTCAAGCAGCGGGTCCACGCCCTCAACCTCTTCATAAACGATGTCTACAACGACCAGAAGATTCTCAAGGACCAGGTTGTCCCGGCCGACCTCGTCTTTTCCGCCGACGGTTTTCGCAAGCCCTGCCTCGGCCTCAAGCCGCCGCAGGGGATCTGGTGCCACATCACCGGCACCGACCTGGTGCGCCACGCCGACGGCCAGTATTACGTCCTCGAGGACAACCTGCGCTGCCCGTCCGGGGTCTCCTACGTGCTTGAAAACCGGCTGGTGATGAAGCGCACCTTCCCGATGGTCTTTGACGCCTGCAGCGTCCTGCCGGTTACCGACTACCCGAGCCGGCTCCTCGACCTGCTGCAGTACCTGGCACCGAAGAAGGTGCGCGACCCGCTGGTCGCGGTCTGGACCCCCGGCGTCTACAACTCGGCCTATTTCGAACACAGTTTTCTCGCCCAGCAGATGGGGGTGCAGCTGGTCGAAGGGCGTGACCTGGTAGTGCAGCGCGGCAAGGTGATGATGCGCACCACCAAGGGGCTGGAGCGGGTCGATGTCATCTACCGGCGTATCGACGACGACTTTATCGATCCCGCGACCTTCCGCCCCGACTCGATGCTCGGCGTTCCCGGCCTGATGGCCGCCTACCAGGCCGGCAACGTGGCGCTGGCCAACGCCCCCGGCACCGGCGTCGCCGACGACAAGGCGGTCTACGCCTACGTCCCCGACATCATCAAGTACTACCTCGACGAGGAGCCGATCCTTCACAACGTGCCGACCTATGCCTGCTGGCGCCCCGACGACCTCAGCTACGTCCTCGAGCACCTCGGCGAGCTGGTGGTCAAGGCGGTCAACGAGTCAGGAGGCTACGGCATGCTGGTCGGTCCCCACTCGACCAAAGAGCAGCAGGCCGAGTTCGCCGAGCGCATCAAGGCCAAACCGCGCAACTACATCGCCCAGCCGACCCTGGCCCTCTCGCGGGTGCCGGTGATGGTCGACGATCACTTCGAAGGGCGTCACGTCGATCTGCGCCCCTACATCCTCTACGGCGAGGAGACCTACGTCCTCCCCGGCGGTCTGACCCGGGTGGCGCTGAAGAAGGGGTCGCTGGTGGTCAACTCCTCCCAGGGGGGCGGCAGCAAGGATACCTGGGTCATCGACAGCAGCTGCCCGCTGACCATGCCGGCGAATCCGCCGCTCAAAGAAGGAGGGGGCGAGCCATGCTGA
- a CDS encoding ferritin family protein yields MPDFGHPFSGLKHDRLLTQPELVRAIRFMVSAEYEAIQLYMQLAESTDNTLAQQVLIDIANEERVHAGEFLRLLRELDPEEETFYQQGAQEVEEEFLGAAPADAAPAPAAKQGGGGIGVGSLKK; encoded by the coding sequence ATGCCCGACTTTGGACACCCCTTCAGCGGCCTCAAGCACGACCGCCTGCTGACCCAGCCTGAGCTGGTGCGAGCCATTCGTTTCATGGTCTCCGCCGAGTACGAGGCGATCCAGCTCTACATGCAGCTCGCCGAGTCGACCGACAACACCCTCGCCCAGCAGGTGCTGATCGACATCGCCAACGAAGAGCGGGTCCATGCCGGTGAGTTCCTGCGCCTGCTTAGGGAGCTCGACCCGGAGGAGGAGACTTTTTATCAGCAGGGGGCGCAGGAAGTGGAGGAGGAATTCCTCGGCGCCGCTCCCGCCGACGCTGCACCCGCCCCGGCCGCCAAGCAGGGCGGCGGCGGCATCGGTGTCGGCAGCCTCAAAAAATAG
- a CDS encoding transposase, giving the protein MPRAARLDIPDLLQHVIFRGVDRCDLFRDDNDRRRFLHNLSRLLIQTGTECFAWALMTNHVHLLLRPRQTCLAPFMRRLLTGYAIYFNLRHKRSGHLFQNRYKSIVCDEDTYLLELVRYIHLNPLRAGLVTDLTALDDCPWSGHAVIMGQGVLPGQSVDDLLRLFARREGEGRRRYRQFVADGVEQGKRDDLTSSGKRRLENPDDPYDDRILGGGDFVEDLRGRRGLAAELPSRLGIAELIAKVCDRFTVDSALLREKSRAVGVAEVRGLVSYLATRYLGHSGAAVGRQLGLSRSGVSMAVRRGELLIKNDPALLSLID; this is encoded by the coding sequence ATGCCAAGAGCCGCTCGCCTCGATATTCCCGACTTGCTTCAACACGTCATCTTCCGCGGTGTCGACCGTTGTGATCTCTTTCGCGACGACAACGACCGCCGGCGATTTCTTCATAATCTTTCACGTCTTCTCATTCAGACCGGCACCGAATGTTTCGCCTGGGCGTTGATGACCAATCACGTCCATCTCTTGCTTCGTCCCCGCCAGACCTGCCTCGCACCCTTCATGCGTCGGTTGCTCACCGGCTATGCCATCTATTTCAACCTCCGGCACAAGCGTTCCGGACACCTCTTTCAGAATCGTTACAAGTCGATTGTCTGCGATGAGGACACCTACCTTCTGGAACTGGTTCGTTATATCCATCTCAATCCGTTACGGGCCGGGCTGGTGACGGACTTGACGGCGCTGGACGACTGCCCTTGGTCCGGCCATGCGGTTATCATGGGGCAGGGCGTTCTGCCAGGTCAGTCTGTGGATGATCTCCTTCGCCTCTTTGCCAGGCGTGAAGGCGAAGGACGGCGCCGCTACCGTCAATTTGTCGCCGATGGAGTTGAACAAGGAAAACGGGACGATTTGACCAGCAGCGGTAAGCGGCGCCTGGAGAACCCCGATGATCCGTATGACGACCGGATTCTGGGCGGGGGAGATTTTGTCGAAGACCTCCGCGGGCGCCGGGGGTTGGCTGCGGAGCTGCCGTCCCGTCTCGGCATCGCTGAACTGATCGCCAAGGTCTGTGATCGTTTCACCGTCGATTCCGCTCTGTTGCGGGAGAAGAGCCGCGCGGTGGGGGTCGCCGAGGTTCGCGGTCTCGTTTCGTATTTGGCCACCCGTTATCTTGGTCACAGCGGTGCCGCGGTGGGGAGGCAACTGGGGTTGAGTCGCTCCGGGGTGAGTATGGCTGTCCGACGGGGGGAACTATTGATCAAGAACGATCCGGCGCTGTTGTCGCTAATCGACTGA
- a CDS encoding family 1 encapsulin nanocompartment shell protein, giving the protein MDLLRRELAPVTPNAWSEIDAMAREALVATLSARKFVDLDGPQGIAHACVNLGRLALPSGQQDGSVRYGIHQVLPLIETRVNFVLRQWELDNIDRGAKDTQLDALVAAAREIAGFEEKAIFHGFKEAGIKGLHAEIPSRPVSLELHMDAFVDAVSEGQAQLLRDGVEGPAHLVVSPEIWKFLARSTPGGTLRSLLEQQLGGQVIYSATVKDALLAATRGGDLELTIGQDFAIGYHHHTAEEIHLFMTESFTFRVIAPEALVGFALKKAKK; this is encoded by the coding sequence ATGGACCTGCTCAGACGCGAACTCGCCCCTGTTACCCCCAATGCCTGGTCCGAGATCGACGCCATGGCCCGCGAGGCTCTGGTCGCCACCCTCTCGGCGCGCAAATTCGTCGACCTCGATGGCCCCCAGGGCATCGCCCACGCCTGCGTCAACCTCGGCCGCCTCGCCCTCCCCTCCGGCCAGCAAGACGGCAGCGTACGCTACGGCATCCACCAGGTCTTGCCGCTGATCGAAACCCGGGTCAACTTTGTCCTCAGGCAGTGGGAGCTCGACAATATCGACCGCGGGGCCAAGGACACCCAGCTCGACGCTCTGGTCGCCGCCGCCCGCGAGATCGCCGGATTTGAAGAGAAGGCAATCTTCCATGGCTTCAAGGAGGCCGGCATCAAGGGGCTGCATGCCGAGATCCCATCCCGCCCGGTTTCGCTGGAGCTGCACATGGACGCCTTCGTCGATGCCGTCTCCGAAGGGCAGGCGCAGCTGCTGCGCGACGGCGTCGAAGGCCCCGCCCACCTCGTGGTCAGCCCCGAGATCTGGAAATTTCTCGCCCGCAGCACCCCCGGCGGCACCCTGCGCAGCCTGCTCGAACAGCAGCTCGGCGGCCAGGTGATCTACTCCGCCACCGTCAAGGACGCGCTCCTTGCCGCCACCCGCGGTGGCGACCTCGAGCTGACCATCGGCCAGGATTTCGCCATCGGCTACCACCACCACACCGCCGAGGAGATCCACCTCTTCATGACCGAATCCTTCACCTTCCGGGTGATCGCGCCGGAGGCGCTGGTCGGTTTTGCGCTGAAGAAAGCAAAGAAGTAG
- a CDS encoding putative toxin-antitoxin system toxin component, PIN family produces the protein MKIVLDTNVLVAGLLSPFGPCGEVVRMVSSGELILALDARILTEYQDVLARPKFRFDQDKVAAMLDLIEHYGSIVAASPLKQPLPDPDDEPFLEVAIAACVACLITGNHVHFPSESCQEVTVLSPADFLAFYRQHRPSGDVVQ, from the coding sequence ATGAAAATCGTCCTTGACACAAATGTTTTGGTCGCCGGCCTACTGTCGCCTTTTGGTCCTTGCGGGGAAGTTGTTCGTATGGTGTCGTCTGGCGAATTGATACTCGCCCTTGATGCCAGAATCCTGACGGAATATCAGGATGTCCTTGCTCGACCCAAATTCAGATTTGATCAGGACAAGGTTGCAGCCATGCTTGATCTCATAGAACATTACGGCAGCATCGTCGCGGCTTCCCCCCTCAAGCAACCGTTGCCAGACCCCGATGACGAGCCATTTTTGGAAGTCGCCATCGCCGCTTGTGTAGCGTGTCTTATCACTGGCAACCACGTACATTTTCCGTCTGAGTCCTGCCAGGAGGTGACCGTTCTCTCTCCGGCTGATTTTCTGGCGTTCTACAGGCAGCACAGACCCTCCGGGGACGTTGTTCAATAG
- a CDS encoding cytochrome c3 family protein — protein MQELSIPNPNQEKKMRLIPTLLMAVMITFLAGACSQEPAPVKEPVKPSAQETQPTPATVQQPAQPAAQETQPAPATAGEKMTQQVETSLNKVEQEAVQGAKVVAKEADKVATESKAVVEETVTKAKQEVAAAATVVADSLTPPPAPAPKAPEVITYPASMGKVAFTHATHAARLDCSKCHTNDPPQKIAIDKTSAHTLCKGCHQVMGGNAPTACTGCHKKG, from the coding sequence TTGCAAGAGTTATCGATTCCCAACCCCAACCAGGAGAAGAAGATGCGACTCATCCCGACCTTGCTCATGGCAGTGATGATCACCTTCCTCGCCGGGGCCTGCTCCCAGGAGCCTGCCCCCGTCAAGGAACCGGTCAAACCATCGGCGCAGGAGACGCAACCGACGCCTGCCACCGTCCAGCAGCCGGCCCAGCCAGCGGCTCAGGAGACGCAACCGGCCCCCGCGACGGCGGGAGAGAAGATGACGCAGCAGGTTGAAACCAGCCTTAACAAGGTTGAGCAGGAGGCGGTCCAGGGAGCCAAGGTCGTGGCCAAGGAGGCCGACAAGGTCGCAACGGAGAGCAAAGCCGTAGTCGAGGAAACTGTCACCAAGGCGAAGCAGGAAGTCGCTGCCGCCGCGACCGTGGTCGCCGATTCGCTGACCCCGCCGCCAGCACCGGCGCCGAAGGCGCCCGAAGTCATCACCTACCCGGCGTCGATGGGGAAGGTCGCCTTCACCCATGCCACCCATGCCGCCCGACTCGACTGCAGCAAGTGCCACACTAACGACCCACCCCAGAAGATCGCCATCGACAAGACCTCCGCCCATACGCTCTGCAAGGGGTGCCACCAGGTCATGGGCGGCAATGCCCCGACCGCCTGTACCGGCTGTCACAAAAAGGGCTGA
- a CDS encoding peptidase: MTFCLGMRTSAGLVGIADTRITSGYEAITAKKVTIFHAEKSAMFLMTSGLRSVRDKALTYFEEFIEAQEVPFDRLYKAVNAFAEMIRKVAEEDQPALSKSGLIFDIHCLIGGQMARDAEPKLYLLYPQGNWVEVAKGTPYSIVGASGYGKPILDRTFTYDDPLNFALKVGILAFDSTRISATDVDLPVDVIMYEKDSFRIVEHRYGQEDLREISNWWMERLRSSIFELPSEWIDRIHAKLAAPNQAALCPVERKEKAFEEE; encoded by the coding sequence ATGACCTTTTGCCTCGGCATGCGCACCAGCGCCGGGCTGGTCGGTATCGCCGACACCCGTATCACCTCCGGCTACGAGGCGATCACCGCCAAGAAAGTCACCATTTTCCACGCCGAGAAGTCGGCGATGTTCCTGATGACCTCCGGCTTGCGCTCGGTGCGCGACAAGGCACTGACCTACTTCGAAGAGTTCATCGAGGCCCAGGAGGTCCCCTTCGATCGCCTCTACAAGGCGGTCAATGCCTTCGCCGAGATGATCCGCAAGGTCGCCGAGGAGGATCAGCCGGCGCTCTCCAAAAGCGGCCTGATCTTCGACATCCACTGCCTGATCGGTGGCCAGATGGCGCGGGACGCCGAGCCCAAGCTCTACCTCCTCTATCCGCAGGGGAACTGGGTCGAGGTCGCCAAGGGGACCCCCTACTCGATCGTCGGCGCCAGCGGCTACGGCAAGCCGATCCTCGACCGTACCTTCACCTACGACGACCCCCTCAACTTCGCCCTCAAGGTCGGCATCCTCGCCTTCGACTCGACCCGCATCAGCGCCACCGACGTCGATTTGCCGGTGGACGTCATCATGTACGAGAAGGATTCCTTCCGCATCGTCGAGCACCGCTACGGCCAGGAGGATCTGCGCGAGATTTCCAACTGGTGGATGGAGCGCCTGCGCTCGTCAATCTTCGAGCTCCCCTCCGAGTGGATCGACCGCATTCACGCCAAGCTGGCAGCGCCGAACCAGGCGGCGTTGTGTCCGGTGGAGCGGAAAGAGAAGGCGTTCGAGGAGGAGTGA
- a CDS encoding alpha-E domain-containing protein: MLSRVAESIYWMNRYIERAENVARFIDASYHMILDLPRGASEQWEPLVATTGDDELFAEHYQGMTRDNVLQFLTFDRNNPNSILSCLRAARENARSVREHISSEMWQQVNTFYLMVNEAAPRGLSMDLPHQFFVDIMMASHLFVGITESTMTHGEGWHFGRLGRMLERADKTSRILDVKYYILLPSVDYVGTPFDNILWAALLRSASAFEMYRKRHGRIDREKIVDYLVLDTKFPRAIHYCLTTAEISLRNITGRPRGSFSNLADKTLGKLLADLDYITIEEILNGGLHEFLDSTQTRINNVGEAISETFFALHPLGETGRSSKQEQLQ, translated from the coding sequence ATGCTGAGCCGCGTCGCCGAATCGATCTACTGGATGAACCGCTACATCGAGCGCGCCGAGAACGTCGCCCGCTTCATCGATGCCAGCTATCACATGATCCTCGACCTGCCGCGCGGGGCGAGCGAGCAGTGGGAGCCGCTGGTCGCCACCACCGGCGACGACGAGCTCTTTGCCGAACATTACCAGGGGATGACCCGGGACAACGTCCTCCAGTTTCTGACTTTTGACCGCAACAACCCCAACTCGATCCTCTCCTGTCTGCGCGCGGCGCGCGAGAACGCCCGCTCGGTGCGCGAGCACATCAGCTCGGAGATGTGGCAGCAGGTCAACACCTTCTACCTGATGGTCAACGAGGCGGCGCCGCGGGGGCTGAGCATGGACCTGCCGCACCAGTTCTTTGTCGACATCATGATGGCGAGCCACCTCTTCGTCGGCATCACCGAAAGCACCATGACCCACGGCGAAGGGTGGCACTTCGGCCGCCTCGGGCGGATGCTGGAGCGCGCCGACAAGACCTCGCGCATTCTCGACGTCAAGTATTACATCCTGCTGCCGTCGGTCGATTACGTCGGTACCCCCTTCGACAATATCCTCTGGGCGGCGCTGCTCCGCTCGGCGAGCGCTTTTGAGATGTACCGCAAGCGCCACGGCCGCATCGACCGCGAGAAGATCGTCGATTATCTGGTGCTCGACACCAAGTTTCCGCGGGCGATCCACTATTGCCTGACCACCGCCGAAATCTCCCTGCGCAACATCACCGGGCGCCCGCGCGGCTCTTTTTCCAACCTCGCCGACAAGACCCTCGGCAAGCTCCTCGCCGATCTCGACTACATCACCATCGAGGAGATATTGAACGGCGGCCTGCACGAATTTCTTGACAGCACCCAGACGCGCATCAACAATGTCGGCGAAGCCATCTCCGAAACCTTTTTCGCCCTGCACCCCCTCGGCGAAACCGGCCGATCCTCCAAACAGGAGCAACTGCAATGA
- a CDS encoding acetyl-CoA C-acetyltransferase has translation MSPKSTATTARTVYLIDGARTPFLKARGKPGPFSPVDLAVQCGRPLLLRQEIPRAAYDQVILGCVNVLADEMNPARIAALRLGMGEAMRAYTVQINCGSGMQSIDCAFRAIRDGSRELVLAGGTEALSRSPLQLRPEAVQWLAEQRQADTLWERTRHLTELRPDLFKPLLSLRQGLTDPIVGMSMGETAELVAHLFAVTRQEADQYAVISHKRLARAQQQGGLDVEVEAAISADGELFTADDGVRPDSSMEALGRLEPVFEPFGQVTAGNSSQVTDGASWVILASEAAVEKYRLTPKVVIRDSAWSALDPGIMGLAPVLAIAELLRRAELDVPEVGLWELNEAFAAQVLGCLKAMDDPHFCREALGRDQPLGAIDRAILNVDGGAISLGHPVGASGNRILLHLANAMVDQGVQRGIATECIGGGQAGGMLLERV, from the coding sequence ATGAGTCCGAAATCGACCGCAACGACAGCGCGGACCGTCTATCTCATCGACGGAGCCCGCACCCCCTTTCTCAAGGCGCGGGGCAAGCCAGGCCCGTTTTCGCCCGTCGACCTGGCGGTGCAATGCGGCCGGCCGTTGCTGCTGCGCCAGGAGATTCCCCGCGCAGCCTACGACCAGGTGATCCTCGGCTGCGTCAACGTCCTCGCCGATGAAATGAACCCGGCCCGGATAGCCGCGCTGCGGCTCGGCATGGGCGAGGCGATGCGCGCCTATACCGTGCAGATCAACTGCGGTTCGGGGATGCAGTCGATCGATTGCGCCTTTCGCGCCATTCGCGACGGCTCCCGGGAACTGGTCCTCGCCGGGGGGACCGAAGCCCTGAGCCGGTCGCCCCTGCAGCTGCGCCCCGAAGCGGTGCAGTGGCTTGCTGAGCAGCGCCAGGCCGATACCCTCTGGGAACGCACCCGCCATCTGACCGAACTGCGTCCCGACCTCTTCAAGCCGCTCCTCTCCCTGCGCCAGGGGCTGACCGATCCGATCGTCGGCATGAGCATGGGGGAGACCGCCGAACTGGTCGCCCATCTCTTCGCCGTCACCCGCCAGGAAGCCGATCAGTACGCCGTCATCAGCCACAAGCGCCTGGCCCGGGCGCAGCAGCAGGGGGGGCTCGACGTTGAGGTTGAAGCGGCGATCAGCGCCGATGGTGAGCTCTTCACGGCGGATGACGGGGTGCGGCCCGACAGCTCGATGGAGGCCCTGGGCCGGCTGGAACCGGTCTTCGAGCCCTTTGGCCAGGTGACGGCCGGGAACAGCTCCCAGGTGACCGACGGCGCCTCCTGGGTCATCCTCGCCTCGGAAGCCGCGGTGGAGAAGTACCGGCTGACGCCGAAAGTGGTGATCCGCGACAGCGCCTGGTCCGCCCTCGATCCCGGGATCATGGGCCTGGCGCCGGTGCTCGCCATCGCCGAACTTCTGCGCAGGGCGGAGCTGGATGTCCCCGAGGTTGGGTTGTGGGAACTCAACGAAGCGTTCGCCGCCCAGGTTCTTGGCTGCCTCAAGGCGATGGACGATCCCCACTTCTGCCGCGAAGCCCTGGGCCGCGACCAGCCCCTGGGCGCCATCGACCGGGCGATCCTCAATGTGGACGGCGGTGCCATCAGTCTCGGGCACCCGGTGGGCGCCAGCGGCAATCGCATTCTGCTTCACCTCGCCAACGCCATGGTTGACCAGGGGGTGCAACGTGGCATCGCCACCGAATGCATCGGCGGCGGCCAGGCCGGGGGGATGCTGCTGGAACGAGTCTGA
- a CDS encoding prevent-host-death protein, which translates to MKFLSVRDLRGQSAKVWKELPGEREMVITSNGRPIAILAAINESNLEEALSAFRTARAVEATAYLQRRSVELGTDRISLEEIDSEIKAVRGKRPR; encoded by the coding sequence ATGAAATTTCTAAGTGTTCGCGATTTAAGAGGCCAATCCGCAAAGGTTTGGAAAGAACTCCCTGGAGAGCGGGAAATGGTGATTACGAGCAACGGCCGACCCATTGCCATTCTTGCGGCGATCAACGAATCAAATCTTGAAGAGGCTCTTTCGGCATTCCGCACTGCACGTGCGGTCGAAGCAACTGCCTATCTCCAGCGCCGGTCAGTTGAACTGGGAACAGATCGGATTTCTCTGGAGGAGATCGACAGCGAGATCAAAGCAGTTCGCGGTAAACGCCCGCGATGA
- a CDS encoding transglutaminase family protein: MNYRVVHRTEYNYSEPASLCYNEARLQPRHSPRQRCLRSVLAVDPAPVDYRERVDFFGNRVAYFAIQQPYEKLVVTATSEVALSEEQEAFVFGSDVPWEQVRDQLRSDRAPELLAALAYAQDSPIIVTDGEMADYAGDSFQAGRPLVEAVEDLMGRIHRDFRYSPGVTTVATPLSEVIAHRRGVCQDFAHFAIGCLRAQGLAARYVSGYLETLPPPGQEKLVGADASHAWFAVFLPGSGWVDFDPTNNLRPTQRHITIGWGRDFADVTPLKGVAFGGGKQKLKVSVDVQPLGGEFEF, encoded by the coding sequence ATGAATTACCGCGTGGTGCATCGCACCGAATACAACTACAGCGAGCCGGCCTCCCTCTGCTACAACGAGGCGCGCCTGCAGCCACGCCATTCGCCGCGCCAGCGTTGCCTGCGCAGCGTCCTCGCGGTCGACCCGGCGCCGGTCGACTACCGCGAGCGGGTCGATTTTTTCGGCAACCGGGTCGCCTATTTCGCGATTCAGCAGCCGTACGAAAAGCTGGTCGTCACCGCCACCAGCGAGGTCGCCCTGAGCGAGGAGCAGGAAGCCTTCGTCTTCGGCAGCGACGTCCCCTGGGAGCAGGTCCGCGACCAGCTGCGCAGCGACCGTGCGCCGGAGCTGCTCGCTGCCCTCGCCTACGCCCAGGACTCGCCGATCATTGTCACCGACGGCGAGATGGCCGATTATGCCGGCGACTCCTTCCAGGCAGGCCGGCCCCTGGTCGAGGCGGTGGAGGATTTGATGGGGCGGATACACCGCGACTTCAGGTATTCGCCCGGCGTCACCACGGTGGCGACCCCCCTCTCCGAGGTCATCGCCCATCGGCGCGGCGTCTGCCAGGATTTTGCCCATTTTGCCATCGGCTGCCTGCGCGCCCAGGGGCTCGCCGCCCGCTACGTCAGCGGCTATCTCGAAACCCTGCCGCCGCCGGGGCAGGAGAAGCTGGTCGGCGCCGACGCCTCCCATGCCTGGTTTGCCGTCTTTCTCCCCGGCAGCGGCTGGGTCGATTTCGACCCGACCAACAACCTGCGCCCGACGCAGCGTCACATCACCATCGGCTGGGGGCGGGACTTTGCCGACGTCACCCCCCTCAAGGGGGTCGCCTTCGGCGGCGGCAAGCAGAAGCTGAAGGTGTCGGTCGATGTGCAGCCGCTGGGAGGGGAATTTGAATTTTGA
- a CDS encoding IS630 family transposase: MPRKSPIPLCSEKDRQTLREWASSRSMEARLVERARIICKLLDGESVSKVAMDLNVRPNTVIEWRNRFSAAGIAGLYDRPRSGKPPKYDQAFQTRVLKALELPPPPGQACWDGPALAKQFGASDDAIWRVLRKHNISLARQRSWCVSTDPEFAPKAADIIGLYLAPPEKALVISVDEKPSIQALERAKGYVCTSSGKVVQGLKSTYKRHGTLNLFAALNVATGAVHTQTTEFKRRVDFLAFMDQVLSELPDSDQREIHVILDNYCIHKRNDEWLAQHPNVMFHFTPTSASWLNQVEIWFGILSRKALKNASFQSIDQLRAAIEAFIEAYQPNAKPFVWRKREVKGSQLRNTIANFCN; this comes from the coding sequence ATGCCGAGAAAATCTCCAATACCCCTGTGCAGCGAAAAGGACCGCCAGACACTCAGGGAATGGGCAAGCAGTCGAAGCATGGAGGCGCGCCTTGTTGAACGTGCCCGGATTATCTGCAAACTCCTTGACGGAGAATCCGTCAGCAAGGTCGCCATGGATCTTAACGTGCGCCCGAACACGGTTATTGAATGGCGGAACCGTTTCTCCGCTGCGGGTATTGCCGGGCTATATGATCGCCCGCGCTCTGGCAAACCGCCGAAATATGACCAGGCGTTTCAAACGCGAGTTCTGAAAGCGTTGGAACTTCCGCCACCGCCCGGCCAGGCATGTTGGGACGGCCCGGCGCTTGCCAAGCAGTTTGGCGCTTCGGATGATGCCATTTGGCGAGTGCTGCGCAAGCACAATATCAGCCTTGCCCGACAACGAAGTTGGTGCGTAAGCACTGATCCAGAGTTCGCACCAAAGGCGGCTGACATTATCGGGCTCTACCTGGCGCCCCCCGAAAAAGCCTTGGTGATCTCAGTCGATGAGAAACCGAGCATCCAGGCGCTTGAGCGCGCCAAGGGGTATGTCTGTACCAGTAGCGGCAAAGTCGTCCAGGGCCTAAAGAGCACCTACAAACGGCATGGAACCCTGAACCTTTTTGCGGCGCTCAACGTAGCGACAGGCGCCGTGCATACGCAGACAACCGAGTTCAAGAGAAGGGTTGATTTCCTAGCCTTCATGGATCAGGTCCTCTCAGAACTTCCGGACAGCGACCAGCGAGAAATTCACGTGATCCTGGACAATTATTGCATTCATAAACGCAACGACGAATGGCTTGCGCAGCACCCAAACGTCATGTTTCACTTTACACCGACTTCTGCAAGTTGGCTCAATCAAGTCGAGATATGGTTCGGCATTCTTTCACGTAAGGCACTGAAGAACGCCAGTTTTCAAAGCATTGACCAGTTGCGTGCGGCCATCGAGGCCTTTATAGAAGCCTATCAGCCCAACGCCAAGCCTTTTGTATGGCGTAAGCGAGAGGTCAAGGGGTCGCAACTGAGAAACACTATCGCTAACTTTTGCAACTAG